The segment AATTGGCAAAGTGGAATGGATGAAAGATGACGAGGGTCTGAATTTTTTCTGTATATTGAAAAGCAAGTTGAACTTGTAGGATTTGCCTGAAAGACAAAAAAATAAGTCCCGCTGAATTTAAACTCAGCGGGACTTTTGTTTTCCATAAACTAAATAGTTCTAACTCTTTTCATGAACTTCCCAGTCTTCGGCCTTGTAATCTTCCGGCACTTCTTCCCAGCCGCTGAACATGGCGCCGATATGAGCCGTTAAAGAATGTCCTGTTGTAGTCATATAAATATGCACAATCAGGAAAGCCAGCAGTGCGTAGGCACATCCCATATGCACATTCGCAACAGTTTCCAGACTTACAAAATTAAGCCCATAAGCGGCCCAGTCATTATAGGTCCAGTACAGCAACCCAGTTACCATCTGCAAAGGAAGAAGAATCGCGGACAGGCCGAGATAGACAAGCCTCTGCAATGGATTGTGTTTAGCACCAGCGCTCTTGTGAACAGGATGCTCTTCACCTTTGAAGATACCTACTGCGTAATATCTTGCCACCGCAAAAAGCTTCTTGGAAGTAGGAATATACTGCTTCCATTCACCGGTTGTGAGCAGCCAGAAGATAATAAACACAAATAGT is part of the Maridesulfovibrio ferrireducens genome and harbors:
- a CDS encoding cytochrome b/b6 domain-containing protein, with protein sequence MAATHNNMKKIYLYSRFERFWHWTQSILIIMLMITGMEVHGVFKLFGFERAVDLHNTLGLSWLVLFVFIIFWLLTTGEWKQYIPTSKKLFAVARYYAVGIFKGEEHPVHKSAGAKHNPLQRLVYLGLSAILLPLQMVTGLLYWTYNDWAAYGLNFVSLETVANVHMGCAYALLAFLIVHIYMTTTGHSLTAHIGAMFSGWEEVPEDYKAEDWEVHEKS